A part of Paenibacillus sp. IHBB 10380 genomic DNA contains:
- a CDS encoding AraC family transcriptional regulator — translation MLQDTTSSAPLRSLLFHLSDVELLTRSARQIVEEEAPPCYTLLIFTNGTGRLYIDNQPFLFSPDHCYLLSPGTSLQIENGTDTVVCFYRITFTVIQARDQQQVLYTEDIFPNRYELRVYPLSRLIRLTEQLYAGRLGKGDMEWFKQHLHFQELIGFLLEHNLHSDPSLSLTQSVENTIHYLNHNFMDSITVKQLVQLANVPHWQYTSIFQELTGKKPLDYLTELRINRSKEWLAISNAPLRDIAHRVGFADEYYFNRRFRQTTGVTPRQYAISMRQRVLVKDWTGHEVHIPLQPLRIIYYGETIGDLVTLGIHPIGGNIPNPENRLYKDPTTIIHDVGFPFNTERASALEPDLIIFANSDERQYEQISKIAPTITYNSWATLEERMHILGDWFGKKREAEQWLVHHHNKTKTMWQQLQSSINAGETASVFTYDHGERLFVMGVTGFSTALYHPLGFRPVSKIQDILDAGQGYKEIQESSLPQYAGDRIFMLLPENKISRRAAEDMMNSTLWQSLPAVQSGHVYMAEEAKWNFGDAFTRDKLLEMLPELLQGF, via the coding sequence ATGCTTCAAGACACAACGTCATCTGCACCGCTGCGTTCTTTGCTATTTCATCTTTCTGACGTTGAACTCCTTACCCGATCAGCAAGACAAATCGTCGAAGAAGAAGCCCCCCCTTGTTATACCCTTTTAATCTTCACGAACGGAACAGGCCGACTTTACATAGATAACCAACCATTTCTTTTCTCTCCTGACCACTGCTACCTGCTTTCTCCAGGAACTTCTCTTCAAATCGAGAATGGAACCGATACCGTAGTTTGCTTTTACCGGATCACCTTCACTGTCATTCAAGCTAGGGATCAACAACAAGTTTTATATACTGAGGATATTTTCCCAAATCGATATGAACTGAGGGTCTATCCGCTCTCCCGTCTGATCCGACTTACCGAACAACTGTATGCTGGAAGACTGGGTAAAGGCGATATGGAATGGTTTAAACAACATCTGCATTTTCAAGAATTAATAGGTTTTCTGCTCGAACATAATCTGCATTCCGATCCATCCCTTAGTCTGACGCAATCAGTCGAGAATACCATCCATTATTTAAATCATAACTTTATGGATAGCATCACGGTCAAACAGCTTGTGCAATTAGCCAACGTGCCCCATTGGCAGTATACATCCATTTTTCAAGAACTAACTGGAAAGAAACCTCTCGACTACTTAACAGAGCTACGTATTAACCGTTCTAAAGAATGGCTAGCGATTTCAAACGCGCCCCTACGAGATATTGCCCATAGAGTAGGATTTGCTGATGAGTATTACTTCAATCGTCGTTTTCGTCAAACCACAGGGGTCACACCTAGGCAATATGCGATATCCATGCGTCAGAGAGTCCTCGTCAAAGATTGGACAGGGCATGAGGTCCATATCCCCTTACAACCCCTCCGTATCATTTACTATGGGGAAACTATCGGAGACTTGGTGACTCTCGGTATACACCCGATTGGCGGAAACATACCAAACCCCGAGAACAGATTGTATAAAGATCCGACAACAATCATTCATGATGTTGGGTTTCCATTCAATACAGAAAGAGCTTCTGCGCTGGAGCCTGATTTGATTATTTTTGCTAATTCTGATGAACGCCAATATGAACAAATCTCCAAAATTGCTCCTACAATAACCTATAATTCATGGGCAACACTAGAAGAACGTATGCACATCCTTGGAGATTGGTTTGGCAAGAAAAGAGAAGCAGAACAATGGCTCGTTCATCATCATAACAAAACAAAAACGATGTGGCAGCAGCTTCAGTCCAGTATAAATGCCGGAGAAACCGCCTCCGTCTTTACGTATGATCACGGCGAACGCTTATTTGTCATGGGAGTCACAGGCTTCTCTACAGCACTCTATCATCCACTTGGCTTCCGACCCGTATCCAAGATTCAGGACATCTTAGATGCAGGTCAAGGATATAAGGAAATACAGGAGAGCTCACTGCCCCAGTACGCCGGTGACCGAATCTTCATGCTACTTCCGGAGAATAAGATTTCAAGGCGAGCGGCAGAAGACATGATGAATAGCACGCTTTGGCAGAGCCTACCTGCTGTCCAGAGTGGACATGTTTACATGGCCGAGGAAGCGAAATGGAACTTCGGAGATGCGTTTACGCGAGACAAGTTGCTCGAAATGCTACCTGAACTTCTACAGGGTTTTTGA
- the greA gene encoding transcription elongation factor GreA: MSNNDEVILTEEGLAKLEHELKDLKTVKRKELAERLKLAISYGDLKENSEYHSAKNDQSFMETRIMILEKMITKAQVVSADSLNLSKVSIGCIVVLNDIEYSEKIEYRIVGTAEADVLDNKISYESPLGKELLGKEVGNIISVNAPMGVLKYELLEIKAV; the protein is encoded by the coding sequence ATGTCTAATAATGATGAAGTGATTTTGACAGAAGAGGGATTAGCTAAATTAGAGCATGAACTCAAGGATCTTAAAACAGTAAAACGTAAGGAATTAGCAGAGCGGCTCAAATTGGCTATTAGCTACGGAGATTTAAAGGAAAATAGTGAATATCATTCGGCGAAGAATGACCAATCCTTTATGGAAACAAGAATAATGATCCTGGAAAAAATGATCACGAAGGCTCAGGTAGTTAGCGCAGATAGTCTGAACTTATCCAAAGTGAGTATAGGTTGTATTGTAGTTCTCAATGATATTGAATATTCCGAAAAAATAGAGTACCGGATTGTAGGTACTGCCGAGGCAGATGTATTGGATAATAAAATATCCTATGAGAGTCCTTTAGGCAAGGAATTGTTAGGTAAAGAAGTAGGTAATATCATTAGTGTGAATGCACCTATGGGAGTACTTAAATATGAATTGCTTGAGATAAAAGCTGTATAA
- a CDS encoding NAD(P)/FAD-dependent oxidoreductase: protein MSKHIVILGAGYGGLLTALSLRKYLTKAEAQVTVVNQTPTHQIITELHRLAAGNIAEEAIAMPLEKLFKGKDINLRISKVQSFSVDNKEVKLSDGSKLTYDALVVGLGSQTAFFGIPGLEQNSLVLKSAADANNIHKHIEDRIREFSKTNNEADGTIVIGGGGLSGVELVGEIADGMSALAKKYGVDPKAVKLLLVEAGPKILPVLPDHLIERATKSLESRGVQFLTGLPVTNVEGNVIDLKDGQKIVTNTFVWTGGVQGNPLVGESGLEVNRGRASVNEHLQSISHPDVFVVGDSAVFFGPEGRPYPPTAQIAWQMGELVGYNLFAKLNNKSFESFAPIDSGTLASLGRKDAVATVGANGTPLKGMPASLMKEASNIRYLSHIKALYSLAY from the coding sequence ATGTCAAAACATATTGTTATATTAGGTGCAGGTTATGGCGGACTTCTAACGGCTTTGAGTCTTCGCAAGTATTTGACTAAGGCTGAAGCACAAGTGACTGTTGTAAACCAGACTCCAACACACCAAATCATCACAGAATTGCACCGACTTGCAGCTGGTAATATTGCTGAAGAGGCTATTGCTATGCCATTAGAGAAGTTATTCAAAGGGAAAGACATTAATCTGAGAATCAGCAAGGTTCAATCTTTCTCAGTAGACAATAAAGAAGTGAAACTTTCAGATGGTTCCAAGTTAACTTATGATGCACTTGTTGTCGGTTTGGGAAGCCAAACGGCCTTTTTCGGTATTCCGGGACTTGAGCAAAATAGCTTAGTGTTGAAATCTGCGGCAGATGCAAACAACATTCATAAACATATTGAGGATCGTATTCGGGAATTTTCCAAAACGAATAATGAAGCTGATGGCACGATTGTCATTGGTGGTGGCGGTCTTTCGGGTGTTGAGTTAGTTGGGGAAATTGCCGATGGAATGTCTGCACTTGCTAAGAAATATGGTGTAGATCCTAAAGCGGTGAAATTGTTACTTGTAGAAGCAGGTCCTAAGATCCTTCCTGTGTTGCCGGATCATTTGATTGAACGTGCAACGAAAAGTTTGGAATCTCGTGGGGTTCAATTCTTAACAGGTCTCCCTGTAACCAATGTTGAAGGAAATGTGATTGACCTGAAAGATGGTCAAAAAATTGTTACCAATACATTTGTTTGGACGGGTGGAGTACAAGGAAATCCTCTAGTCGGTGAATCAGGACTTGAAGTGAACCGTGGACGTGCAAGCGTTAATGAACATCTTCAATCTATTTCTCACCCAGACGTATTTGTTGTAGGCGATAGCGCTGTTTTCTTTGGTCCAGAAGGACGTCCTTATCCGCCAACGGCTCAGATTGCTTGGCAAATGGGCGAGCTTGTGGGTTACAATCTATTCGCTAAGCTTAATAACAAATCCTTTGAATCATTTGCTCCAATAGACTCTGGAACACTTGCAAGCTTGGGTCGTAAAGATGCTGTTGCAACTGTAGGAGCTAATGGAACGCCACTTAAAGGAATGCCAGCTTCTCTTATGAAAGAAGCCAGTAACATTCGTTACTTGTCACATATTAAGGCGCTGTACAGCTTGGCATATTAA
- a CDS encoding DUF1641 domain-containing protein yields the protein MSESITQTTSEQEPQALSASHNDVLDQLLKPEVQESLSALIEQLPKLTEIVKVMTKSYDFAHSVATDDVLKSDTVGAITEIVGPVKDSVKNIAGTVIEAKDRAEASNEVIGVFGLLKMLKDPQAQKMFRFVNAYLQVSEERSKK from the coding sequence ATGTCAGAATCAATTACTCAGACAACGTCTGAACAAGAACCACAAGCCTTGTCAGCAAGCCACAATGATGTACTGGATCAGTTATTAAAACCTGAGGTACAGGAATCCCTATCGGCTCTGATAGAGCAGTTACCGAAATTGACTGAAATCGTCAAAGTGATGACGAAGTCATATGATTTCGCTCATTCCGTTGCTACAGATGATGTATTGAAAAGTGATACCGTTGGAGCGATAACAGAAATTGTAGGACCTGTGAAAGACTCCGTGAAGAACATTGCGGGAACCGTTATAGAAGCAAAGGATCGTGCCGAAGCGAGCAACGAAGTGATCGGTGTTTTTGGTCTGTTAAAGATGCTTAAAGATCCACAAGCGCAAAAGATGTTCCGTTTCGTTAATGCTTATCTTCAAGTCAGTGAAGAACGCAGCAAAAAATAG
- a CDS encoding peptide MFS transporter, protein MTDTSRQEIVESVPQTGFFGHPKGLFTLFFTEFWERFSYYGMRAILVYYMYYEVSQGGLGLDESTALAIMSIYGSLVYMSGIIGGWLADRIFGTSKSIFYGGILIMLGHIILSIPGSITMFFVSMVLIVIGTGLLKPNVSSAVGEIYSPEDVRRDAGFSIFYMGINLGGFLAPLIVGTIGMKQNNFHLGFLVAAVGMFLGLFVFVMTKKKSLGLAGTIIANPLSSSEKKRVYAFMGLGAILIAALIAITIPMGILTFDTFIALVGILGIVIPALYFIVMYRSPKTTIVERSRLIAYIPLFLASVMFWAIQEQGSTILANYADKRTQLDFAGIHLSPAWFQSLNPLFIILLAPLFAWVWVKLGVRQPSVPTKFSLGLLFAGLSFLVILLPAYFGGSQSLVNPLWLVLSYFIVVIGELLLSPVGLSVTTKLAPVAFSAQTMSLWFLSNAAAQAINAQIVKFYTPDTEMLYFGVIGGVAILLSILLFMLSPKIQGYMKGVR, encoded by the coding sequence ATGACAGATACAAGCAGGCAAGAAATTGTGGAAAGTGTTCCACAAACGGGTTTCTTCGGACACCCTAAGGGACTATTCACCCTTTTCTTCACAGAGTTCTGGGAACGCTTCTCATATTATGGAATGAGAGCCATTCTTGTTTACTATATGTACTATGAGGTATCACAAGGCGGATTGGGCTTGGACGAAAGCACAGCTCTGGCAATTATGTCGATCTACGGCTCACTGGTCTATATGTCCGGAATTATTGGCGGGTGGCTGGCCGATAGAATATTTGGAACTTCCAAATCTATATTCTACGGTGGCATATTGATTATGCTGGGGCATATTATTTTATCCATACCTGGAAGCATAACCATGTTCTTTGTTTCTATGGTTCTAATCGTCATTGGTACAGGATTACTGAAACCTAATGTATCCAGTGCCGTAGGTGAAATTTACAGTCCAGAGGATGTTCGCCGGGATGCAGGATTTAGCATCTTCTATATGGGAATTAACCTCGGTGGATTTCTTGCTCCTTTAATTGTAGGAACCATAGGCATGAAACAAAACAATTTTCACTTGGGTTTTTTAGTTGCTGCTGTCGGTATGTTTCTAGGATTGTTCGTATTTGTCATGACCAAGAAGAAAAGCCTAGGTCTTGCTGGTACCATTATAGCCAATCCTCTATCATCATCTGAAAAGAAAAGGGTCTATGCCTTTATGGGTCTGGGCGCCATTCTTATCGCTGCTTTGATTGCTATTACCATTCCAATGGGGATTCTTACATTCGATACCTTTATTGCTCTTGTAGGAATATTGGGGATTGTCATTCCGGCTCTATACTTTATTGTCATGTATCGGAGTCCTAAAACAACAATAGTAGAGCGCTCAAGACTCATTGCTTATATTCCGCTATTCCTTGCTTCTGTTATGTTCTGGGCCATTCAAGAACAGGGATCAACCATTCTCGCCAATTATGCGGACAAGCGAACACAGTTAGATTTTGCAGGAATTCATCTTTCACCTGCTTGGTTCCAATCGTTGAATCCATTATTTATTATTCTTTTGGCGCCTTTGTTTGCATGGGTTTGGGTAAAACTCGGAGTTCGTCAGCCGTCAGTCCCTACCAAATTCTCTTTGGGATTATTATTCGCTGGCTTATCATTTCTCGTTATCCTGTTACCCGCTTACTTTGGCGGAAGTCAGTCATTAGTTAACCCCTTATGGCTCGTTCTTAGTTACTTCATTGTCGTGATTGGGGAGTTACTTTTATCACCTGTAGGACTATCCGTAACTACCAAATTAGCGCCTGTTGCCTTCTCAGCCCAAACGATGAGTCTATGGTTCTTATCTAATGCTGCTGCTCAAGCCATCAATGCGCAGATTGTTAAATTCTATACACCTGATACCGAAATGCTTTACTTTGGTGTGATCGGAGGAGTAGCGATTCTCCTAAGTATCCTCCTTTTCATGCTTTCCCCGAAAATTCAAGGGTATATGAAAGGTGTACGATGA
- the rlmN gene encoding 23S rRNA (adenine(2503)-C(2))-methyltransferase RlmN encodes MNKESIYGLTFEQLTAWLLEHEHRKFRAAQVWDWLYRKRVTDFAEMTDVNKECVQLLADHFVIQTLTEHVKQESADGTIKFLFKLKDGNLIETVLMRQKYGLAVCVTTQVGCNIGCSFCASGLIKKSRDLTSGEIVEQIIKAQQHLDQAEQDERVSHVVVMGIGEPFDNFKNLVDFLQVIKDQKGLAIGAKRITVSTSGLPDKIIEFTDADLQVNLAISLHAPNNELRTQIMVINRAFPIEKLMKAVDYYLAKTNRRIMFEYILLKDVNDRKEHALELAELIRDKQNLCSVNLIPYNPVDEHSQYQRSDQESILAFYDTLKKQDINCTVRLEHGADIDAACGQLRSKQIKKQSEDDISDQDRFALG; translated from the coding sequence ATGAATAAGGAATCCATTTATGGATTGACGTTTGAACAACTGACAGCATGGCTATTAGAGCATGAGCATAGAAAGTTTCGCGCAGCACAAGTATGGGATTGGCTATATCGGAAGCGGGTAACCGACTTCGCTGAAATGACTGATGTCAATAAAGAGTGTGTGCAATTATTAGCAGATCACTTTGTCATTCAGACCTTAACAGAGCATGTTAAGCAAGAATCGGCAGATGGAACGATAAAGTTTTTGTTTAAATTAAAGGATGGCAACCTGATAGAAACGGTATTAATGAGACAGAAATATGGGTTGGCCGTGTGTGTCACTACGCAAGTAGGTTGTAACATTGGGTGTAGTTTCTGTGCAAGTGGGTTAATTAAGAAAAGTCGTGATTTAACGAGTGGTGAAATTGTTGAGCAAATTATCAAAGCCCAGCAGCATTTGGACCAAGCGGAGCAAGATGAAAGAGTAAGTCATGTTGTAGTCATGGGAATTGGTGAACCATTCGATAATTTCAAGAATCTTGTAGATTTCTTGCAAGTTATTAAAGATCAGAAAGGTTTAGCAATTGGTGCGAAGCGTATCACGGTATCGACTAGTGGCCTTCCTGATAAAATCATTGAATTTACCGATGCAGATTTGCAGGTTAATTTGGCTATTTCATTACATGCGCCTAATAATGAACTTCGGACACAGATCATGGTCATTAATCGTGCTTTTCCAATAGAAAAATTAATGAAGGCCGTCGATTACTATTTGGCCAAGACGAATCGGAGAATTATGTTCGAATACATTCTGCTGAAGGATGTAAATGACCGCAAGGAGCATGCCCTAGAACTTGCTGAGCTGATTAGAGATAAGCAAAACCTCTGTAGTGTTAATCTAATCCCGTACAATCCGGTAGATGAGCATAGCCAATATCAGAGAAGCGATCAGGAATCCATTCTGGCATTCTATGATACGTTGAAAAAGCAAGACATTAACTGTACGGTTCGCCTTGAACATGGGGCAGATATTGATGCCGCTTGTGGTCAGTTAAGAAGCAAACAAATCAAAAAACAATCGGAAGATGATATCTCGGATCAAGACCGATTTGCATTAGGGTGA
- a CDS encoding NAD(P)-dependent oxidoreductase — protein sequence MYKEDWLMSLTPENTVVGFIGTGVMGKSMAMHIQKAGYPLHVYTRTASKAEELVKDGAVWHDTAAKLAEACDVVITIVGYPKDVEEIYLGADGLVANAKSGAYLIDMTTSNPQLAEHIYEASAIKGIHALDAPVSGGDVGAKGGMLSIMVGGDEADFEAVRPLFELMGANIVLQGKAGAGQHTKMCNQIAIASNMMGVCEALAYAKTSGLDANTVLKSIESGAAGSWSLTNLGPRIIAGNDEPGFYVKHFIKDMGIALAAAKDMGLDTPALALSESLYKELADKGYEDKGTQVLYKHWIEE from the coding sequence ATATACAAGGAGGACTGGCTAATGTCACTAACACCTGAGAATACGGTAGTAGGTTTTATCGGTACTGGCGTCATGGGGAAAAGTATGGCCATGCATATTCAAAAGGCGGGTTATCCACTGCATGTATATACCCGTACGGCTTCTAAGGCTGAGGAATTGGTCAAGGATGGAGCCGTATGGCATGACACGGCGGCTAAGCTAGCTGAGGCTTGTGATGTCGTGATCACCATTGTAGGTTATCCGAAAGATGTGGAAGAAATTTATCTGGGTGCAGATGGATTGGTGGCTAATGCTAAGTCGGGTGCCTACCTCATTGACATGACCACTTCCAACCCACAGCTTGCTGAGCACATCTATGAGGCATCCGCGATTAAAGGGATACATGCCCTTGATGCACCGGTATCCGGTGGCGATGTCGGCGCAAAGGGAGGGATGCTGTCCATTATGGTTGGCGGAGATGAGGCTGACTTTGAAGCGGTGCGTCCTTTGTTCGAATTGATGGGGGCGAACATCGTCCTTCAGGGCAAAGCCGGTGCGGGGCAACATACCAAAATGTGTAACCAAATTGCAATCGCTTCGAACATGATGGGTGTATGTGAAGCTTTGGCTTATGCCAAAACGTCAGGACTTGATGCTAATACGGTCTTAAAGAGCATTGAGAGCGGAGCTGCGGGAAGCTGGTCTCTTACTAACCTTGGCCCACGTATAATCGCTGGTAATGATGAACCTGGTTTCTATGTGAAGCACTTTATTAAAGACATGGGGATTGCGCTTGCGGCAGCGAAAGATATGGGTCTTGATACTCCGGCACTGGCTTTGTCAGAATCTTTGTACAAAGAACTAGCTGATAAGGGGTATGAGGATAAGGGAACTCAGGTATTATACAAGCATTGGATAGAGGAGTAA
- a CDS encoding endonuclease/exonuclease/phosphatase family protein, whose amino-acid sequence MKKRVLKVVGSIVIAASLIVGGFLLYITFTDYKPEEIVELAIDNNNERVLQHNEPFTITTFNIGYAGLDKDQDFFMDGGKMSRSSSEEQTKANLKAIASFMTSLRSDLFILQEVDIRSSRSYHVDEVAYFSRELSEYSHVFATNYKVPWVPVPILDPMGSADSGLFTLSRFTSTDHYRYNLPGKESWPRQQLDLDRAFIESRFPVDNGKELVLINLHLSAFDHGGAIRKQQLDFLSAYIKKENDKGNYLILGGDWNHALPGTDPQAFATTQAWPEWLQKFPSDFKPEGFSWVVDPNVPSVRTLDVPYSQGINFRAVIDGFLISPNIKLSSVQGYELSFEHSDHNPVTAQLILQ is encoded by the coding sequence ATGAAAAAACGAGTATTAAAAGTGGTTGGTTCGATTGTTATAGCGGCTAGCCTAATTGTCGGAGGGTTCTTACTCTATATTACATTTACAGATTATAAACCCGAGGAAATCGTGGAGCTGGCTATAGACAACAATAACGAACGTGTTCTACAGCACAATGAACCTTTTACCATTACAACATTCAATATCGGCTATGCTGGTCTAGATAAAGATCAGGATTTCTTCATGGATGGCGGGAAGATGTCCCGTTCCAGTAGTGAAGAACAAACGAAGGCCAATCTGAAGGCCATAGCCTCTTTTATGACAAGCTTACGTTCGGACTTATTCATTCTACAGGAGGTAGATATCCGTTCTTCACGGAGCTATCATGTGGATGAGGTCGCATACTTCTCAAGGGAATTATCGGAGTACAGTCATGTATTTGCCACAAACTACAAGGTGCCATGGGTGCCCGTTCCTATCCTTGATCCTATGGGTTCCGCAGACAGTGGATTATTCACCTTATCCAGGTTCACAAGCACAGATCATTACCGATATAATCTACCGGGAAAAGAATCTTGGCCACGTCAACAACTCGATTTGGACCGCGCCTTTATTGAAAGCAGGTTTCCCGTCGACAACGGTAAAGAGCTTGTTCTAATCAATCTTCATCTATCTGCCTTTGACCATGGTGGAGCCATTCGCAAGCAGCAATTAGACTTCTTATCTGCCTATATTAAGAAAGAGAATGACAAGGGCAACTACCTGATTCTAGGCGGTGACTGGAACCATGCCCTTCCGGGTACAGATCCCCAAGCATTTGCAACCACCCAAGCATGGCCTGAGTGGCTACAGAAGTTCCCGAGCGATTTCAAGCCAGAAGGATTCAGCTGGGTTGTCGACCCTAATGTACCATCTGTGCGGACACTTGATGTTCCCTACTCGCAAGGCATTAATTTCAGAGCGGTTATCGATGGTTTTCTGATTTCACCGAACATTAAACTCAGCAGTGTGCAGGGCTATGAGTTATCCTTTGAACATAGCGATCATAATCCGGTAACCGCGCAGCTTATTCTGCAATAA